A genomic segment from Salvia hispanica cultivar TCC Black 2014 unplaced genomic scaffold, UniMelb_Shisp_WGS_1.0 HiC_scaffold_892, whole genome shotgun sequence encodes:
- the LOC125200293 gene encoding LOW QUALITY PROTEIN: golgin subfamily A member 4-like (The sequence of the model RefSeq protein was modified relative to this genomic sequence to represent the inferred CDS: inserted 2 bases in 1 codon; deleted 1 base in 1 codon), with protein sequence MDQHPNYESMVARVQQLERERNELQKDIEQLCMQQAGPAYIGVATRLHFQRTAGLEQEIENLKKQLATCIRQNQNLQEELSEAYRIKSQIADLHKAEVSKNVEAENQLRFFQDCVAAAFAERDNAIMEAEKAKEREELLPQELTNFQRRVEELTAELLEEKEQAANIRIDLEKHERQNEMFRQVIDKFYSIRQDSLNDSTDGSWEEKCLSLLNDSEDTWRFQNDEDASTSNYINSLEAEIETLRRRLIIYKTSLSVRDLERKKIHSKEKNKKWISALSHHHSQFRNGIKSLLDEGYLELKSISDLVVEKIKQLETSRECDLRSSQLQEEFDVSECRDVHVSADSSPVAITEKSHPGLPIPSACETGDASEALALALHDKVSALLLMSQQEERHLLERDVNAALQXKIEELQRNLMQVTNEKVKALMELAQLKQELYNLQPKISQDKVQGINPVETAERRMVSEKDGKLKSLLKKTYLTRWVGGSDGSDILAHLHNEKPHQVDFVRVKESDAGKDEDMRCSEDLEQVIAEANLLKTALGSSLSPGFEMVELLIFAAQNLKECCGMEGVDKEKVQRVVYEMSKGSKYFEHEEKKEAYMKHKIESFRAQLAKLTDSDLSHHRKIADRKIAGLEATRDLSRIWLHVDMDAFYAAVETLSNPS encoded by the exons ATGGATCAGCATCCCAATTATGAATCGATGGTTGCTCGTGTTCAACAGTTGGAGAGAG AACGTAATgaattgcagaaagatatTGAACAGTTGTGTATGCAACAAGCTGGACCTGCCTATATTGGAGTGGCAACACGTTTACATTTTCAGAG GACAGCTGGGTTGGAGCAGGAGATCGAGAACTTGAAAAAACAGTTGGCTACTTGCATAagacaaaatcaaaatcttcaAGAGGAGCTATCCGAAGCTTATCGCATTAAA aGCCAAATAGCCGATCTACATAAGGCTGAAGTGTCAAAG AATGTCGAAGCTGAGAATCAGCTTAGGTTTTTTCAAGATTGTGTAGCTGCTGCTTTTGCTGAGCGAGATAATGCAATAATGGAG GCTGAAAAGGctaaagagagagaggagctACTGCCGCAGGAGctgacaaattttcagagaaG GGTTGAAGAGCTGACTGCTGAACTTCTTGAAGAAAAGGAACAAGCAGCAAATATCCGTATTGATTTAGAAAAGCACGAAAGGCAGAATGAGATGTTCAGACAG GTGATTGATAAATTCTATAGCATCAGACAAGATTCCCTTAATGATTCCACTGATGGAAGTTGGGAAGAGAAATGTCTTTCTCTTCTGAATGATTCAGAGGATACATGGAGGTTCCAAAATGATGAGGATGCTTCAACCTCCAATTACATT AACTCTCTCGAAGCCGAGATTGAAACTCTGAGGAGACGTCTGATAATTTACAAAACAAGCTTGAGTG TCCGTGATTTGGAGAGGAAGAAA ATCCATTCAAAAGAGAAGAATAAAAAGTGGATTTCGGCATTATCTCATCACCATTCTCAGTTCAGAAACGGTATCAAAAGCTTACTTGATGAGGGATATTTGGAGCTAAAATCAATTAGCGATCTGGTAGTTGAGAAGATCAAGCAACTTGAAACGAGCAGAGAATGCGATTTGAGATCTTCTCAGCTACAAGAG GAATTTGACGTGAGTGAATGCAGGGATGTCCATGTTAGTGCCGATTCTAGTCCAGTTGCAATCACTGAG AAAAGTCATCCGGGCTTGCCAATTCCAAGTGCTTGTGAAACTGGCGATGCATCTGAAGCCCTTGCTTTGGCATTGCACGATAAG GTGTCAGCATTATTACTTATGTCGCAGCAAGAAGAAAGACATCTATTAGAGAGGGATGTAAATGCAGCTTTGCA AAAAATCGAGGAACTGCAGAGAAACTTAATGCAG GTTACGAATGAAAAGGTGAAAGCTCTTATGGAGTTAGCACAGCTGAAGCAAGAATTATATAATCTACAACC AAAGATCAGTCAGGACAAAGTACAAGGAATCAATCCGGTGGAGACTGCAGAACGAAGAATGGTATCGGAGAAAGACGGGAAATTGAAAAGTCTGCTAAAGAAAACTTACTTAACACGTTGGGTCGGAGGCTCCGATGGAAGTGATATATTGGCACATCTACATAACGAAAAACCACATCAAGTGGATTTCGTAAG GGTGAAAGAGTCGGATGCAGGGAAAGATGAAGACATGAGGTGTTCCGAAGATTTGGAACAAGTTATTGCAGAAGCAAACCTTCTGAAGACAGCCCTTGGCAGCTCTCTCTCCC CTGGATTTGAGATGGTGGAGCTCTTGATATTTGCTGCTCAGAACCTCAAGGAGTGTTGTG gGATGGAAGGGGTGGACAAGGAGAAAGTGCAGAGGGTGGTTTATGAGATGAGCAAGGGATCCAAGTATTTTGAACACGAGGAAAAGAAAGAAGCTTACATGAAGCACAAAATCGAGAGCTTTCGGGCGCAGCTTGCTAAGCTTACTGACTCAGATTTATCACACCATCGGAAG ATTGCTGATAGAAAAATTGCAGGATTGGAAGCCACCCGTGATCTGTCAAGGATTTGGTTACATGTAGATATGGATGCTTTTTATGCAGCCGTTGAAACACTGAGCAATCCTTCTTAA